The DNA window CAGCTGCCCCGCCTGGCAGAGCAGCTGCAGCGCCGCCGGGCAGTGGCTGCCGCCTATTATGAGGCCCTGCGGCAAGAAGCGGAGTGGCGCCTGCCGCCGCCGCAGCTAGTGCCGCAGGCGGCCTGGTACAGCTTGCCCCTTCTTTTACCAGACCGGGTAAAGCCGCAACGACGCCGGCTGGTGGAGCAACTCCTGGCCCGGGGTGTCCAGGCCACTGTGCAGTACTATCCCATCTACCTGCACCCCATTTACCTCTGGCAGGGCCATCCGGATATTTGCACCATTGAAGGGCCCCTCTGCCCCCGGGCGGAAGATTTTTACAGCCGGGTTATCAACCTGCCCGTCGACCCGGCCCTGACTGATGAAGCTGTGGAAAAAACCGTCGCCCTAACTAAAAAGATCCTGCAGGCAGGATAAAAAACCATAAGACTATGGTCCTATACTTTTTAGACCATAGTCTTATGGTTATATCTGGACATTTTGACATGTTTTACAATAAAATTAGAAAAAGTATTATGACAAAATACAACAAATAAGACAACAAAGTTAAGAACAAAGATAAAATTAAAATCGTCTTTACTATAACAATAACCCAGAGTAATGCCGGCCGGATTGATAAAGGGGCTTATCAGCGCCGCCAAGGTTTGCCGTTGCTGATTTGTAATGCCATAAAGCGGGTGCGGGGCGCTAAAATTTTAACAACCGGCTGTGCGGCGGCAGGTTTTTTTTACAGAAAGTAGAATTTTATCAGATGGTGCGGTGTTTTCAGACTTTTAACCTTAATCCACATTGTTCCTTAACCATGTTATCGTAAAATTAAACTGCATCTTTAGATTGTTTTAAGAAAAATTTACTCGGGGGTGAACAGCATGCATATTTTCGACAGCCCCGTCATTAATGTCCTGAAACAAGGGTTGGATGCCGGTTCCCTGCGCCAGCGGGTAATTGCCCACAACCTGGCCAACCTGAACACGCCCGGCTTTAAGAAGTCTTACGTCAGTTTTGAAGACCGCCTCAAGGCCGCGCTGAGCAAAGAAGGCGTTCCCCTTAAAGGCACTCACCCGCTGCATATGGGGACGGCCGGCCCGGCGGTTAAGCCGGAGGTAAAGCAGGTAAAGGACAGCACCATGCGCTACGACGGCAACAACGTGGATATTGACGAAGAAATGGTCAACCTGGCAGCCGCCACCATTCAGTACGACCTGCTTGGCCAGGGTTTAATTGACCGCTATAATATTCTAAGCCTGGTAATCGGCGGCAGGAGGTAGCAGCTATGGGATTGTTTGATACCTTTCGCATCAGCGCTTCCGGCATGACATCCGAGCGCCTGCGGTTAGATTTAATCGCCAACAACATTGCCAACATGAATACCCCCGGCCGGCCCAACGACCCCGCCAGTCCGGTGTACCGCCGCAAGATGCCCCTGTTTGCCGAGCAGCTGCGGCAGACCATGGCGGCCGATGAGCAGCAGCCCCGGGGCTTAGGGGTGCGGGTCAAGGCCATTGTGGAAGACCCGGCGCCGCCCCGCATTGTCAACGACCCCAGCCACCCGCTGGCAGACGAGCAGGGCAATGTGGCCTATCCCAACATCAATATTGTTAACGAAATGATCGATATGATTACTGCCAGCCGCACCTACGAAGCCAATGCGGCCGCCCTCAATGCAGCCAAGAGCATGGCCTTGAAGGCCCTGGAAATTTCCCGCAGCTAGGAGGTTGTAAGCAATGAAAGTTATGCCGGTGGCGATCCCCCTGCAGGCGCCGGACATGCTTGCTAAAGAAACATACGCAGGCAAGGAAAGTTTTGCCGGGGTATTAAATAAAGCTGTTGATAAATTGAACCAGGCAGAACTGAAAGCCGATGAAGCGGTACAAAAGTTCCTGGTGGGGGAGATCCAGGATTTGCACCAGGTGACCATTGCCATGCAGGAAGCCAAGCTGACCATGCAGCTGGCGGTGGAAGTGCGCAATAAAATTGTCGAAGCATATCAGGAAATATCTCGCATGCAGTTATAATCCCCTTTGAGGTGGTAACGTGAATTTTCGAGACCTGCTGGATAAATTAAAACAGCGGTGGCAGGCAACCAACCAAAAAACAAAGGCTTTAATCATTCTGGTTAGCGCAGTTATCCTGGCAGGTTCGCTGTATTTGGCTACCGTTTTTATCCGTCCCGACTATGCTGTTTTACTGGCCGGTTTAGAGCCCCGGGAAGCCGGCGGGATTGTAGCCCAGCTGGACAACCAGAAGGTGCCTTACCGGCTGACAGACCAGGGTACAACCCATCCTGGTGCCCAAGGATAAAGTGGATGAGGTCAGGGTGAAGCTGGCCGGCGACGGCGTCTTAACAGGCGTGGATCAGGGCTTTGAACTGTTTGACAAAAGCAAATTCGGGGAAACCGACTTTGAGCAGCAAATATCATAACAAAGG is part of the Desulforamulus hydrothermalis Lam5 = DSM 18033 genome and encodes:
- the flgB gene encoding flagellar basal body rod protein FlgB, producing MHIFDSPVINVLKQGLDAGSLRQRVIAHNLANLNTPGFKKSYVSFEDRLKAALSKEGVPLKGTHPLHMGTAGPAVKPEVKQVKDSTMRYDGNNVDIDEEMVNLAAATIQYDLLGQGLIDRYNILSLVIGGRR
- the fliE gene encoding flagellar hook-basal body complex protein FliE, coding for MKVMPVAIPLQAPDMLAKETYAGKESFAGVLNKAVDKLNQAELKADEAVQKFLVGEIQDLHQVTIAMQEAKLTMQLAVEVRNKIVEAYQEISRMQL
- the flgC gene encoding flagellar basal body rod protein FlgC — protein: MGLFDTFRISASGMTSERLRLDLIANNIANMNTPGRPNDPASPVYRRKMPLFAEQLRQTMAADEQQPRGLGVRVKAIVEDPAPPRIVNDPSHPLADEQGNVAYPNINIVNEMIDMITASRTYEANAAALNAAKSMALKALEISRS